A genomic region of Mitsuaria sp. 7 contains the following coding sequences:
- a CDS encoding HAMP domain-containing sensor histidine kinase has protein sequence MSVPVPRVPSIAGRLGRQVLLISLCWALLAGVLVWAVVQEEVDELLDETMQASSQVLGQLLRDRAPEGSAVADEDDLSTHFSWQLVRGDGTLLYRSPLAPMAPWRLPPGFSDWNGDAASSPPHAALGDRSEHGTHDGDWRVLVRPFKTGYVDGWLIVAQTSGERREVRDRVGMASAISALLVGGFCMVWLNRRARRELEPLSDMTRALAQYDPLDSRQSLPEQHRQELAAIRAAVLDLGHRLAQRVANERAFSAHAAHALRTPLAGMDAQLAMALREAPEGQRARLQRTREATDRLRRVVTALLTLFRTGMSLQWQPLDVSELLGHLPLPDGLELELPAQARVHADPDLLAAALINLLDNACRHRATHATLRIRPSEDGGCELALEDNGDGVDAGKREDLNAALASQQYEGRMGLGLMMAHLVARAHGGDLTLPKAEQGFAVSMRLGPSPAGNEAVA, from the coding sequence ATGTCCGTGCCCGTGCCGCGCGTTCCATCAATCGCCGGTCGACTCGGTCGGCAGGTGCTGCTCATCTCGCTGTGCTGGGCGCTGCTGGCCGGCGTGCTGGTGTGGGCGGTGGTGCAGGAGGAGGTCGACGAGCTGCTCGACGAGACGATGCAGGCGTCCTCGCAGGTGCTGGGGCAACTGCTGCGCGATCGTGCGCCCGAGGGCAGCGCGGTGGCCGACGAGGACGATCTCTCGACGCACTTCTCGTGGCAGCTGGTGCGCGGTGATGGAACCTTGCTGTACCGGTCGCCGTTGGCGCCGATGGCGCCGTGGCGATTGCCGCCCGGGTTCAGCGACTGGAACGGCGACGCCGCCTCGTCGCCGCCGCACGCCGCGCTGGGCGATCGCAGCGAGCACGGCACGCATGACGGCGACTGGCGCGTGCTGGTCCGTCCGTTCAAGACGGGCTATGTCGACGGCTGGCTGATCGTCGCCCAGACCAGCGGCGAGCGGCGCGAAGTGCGCGACCGGGTCGGCATGGCGAGCGCGATCTCGGCGCTGCTGGTCGGTGGCTTCTGCATGGTGTGGCTGAACCGCCGGGCCCGGCGCGAACTTGAGCCGCTGTCGGACATGACGCGGGCGCTCGCGCAATACGATCCGCTGGACAGCCGGCAGTCGCTGCCGGAGCAGCATCGGCAGGAACTGGCGGCGATCCGCGCTGCGGTGCTGGATCTGGGGCATCGGCTGGCGCAGCGGGTGGCCAACGAGCGGGCCTTCAGCGCGCATGCGGCGCATGCGCTGCGCACGCCGCTCGCGGGCATGGACGCGCAGTTGGCGATGGCGCTGCGCGAGGCGCCTGAGGGGCAGCGCGCGCGGCTGCAGCGCACGCGGGAAGCGACTGATCGCCTGCGTCGTGTGGTGACGGCCTTGCTGACCTTGTTCCGCACGGGGATGAGCCTGCAGTGGCAGCCGCTGGATGTGTCAGAGCTGCTGGGGCATCTGCCGCTGCCCGATGGGCTGGAACTGGAGCTGCCGGCGCAGGCGCGTGTGCATGCCGATCCGGATCTGCTTGCGGCTGCGTTGATCAATCTGCTCGATAACGCGTGTCGGCATCGGGCGACTCACGCGACGCTTCGCATTCGGCCGAGTGAAGACGGGGGATGCGAGCTGGCGCTCGAAGACAACGGCGATGGCGTCGATGCGGGCAAGCGCGAGGATTTGAATGCGGCGCTGGCCAGTCAGCAATACGAAGGGCGCATGGGGCTGGGGCTCATGATGGCGCACCTCGTGGCGAGGGCGCATGGGGGCGATCTGACGCTGCCGAAGGCGGAGCAGGGGTTTGCCGTATCGATGCGGCTGGGGCCATCGCCGGCGGGCAATGAAGCAGTCGCTTGA
- a CDS encoding triacylglycerol lipase, translated as MGSTVFLVHGTFARAAPWTQKGSTLRTALEALGPEGEVVCEPFTWSGANLQSHRLKAAAELHAKLDAAQAQDPSRKLFVVAHSHGGSILNLTLSRYEDASAKLTGMVFLSTPFILVSRRPHMEGIRHMSEYFMCFFAPLLSLALALGIGYLVDIKANWLINMLVLWWIASTYLTPQRFVNARLPDVSFRKWLVNISAIYFGIMVAIAPTTFFHQLLADRDWHPVASFVLSVPVLVACGTLALKVLGRCGLLYDTVGSDSHITVSIQRVLKDFEQPSLPTDKALYVRFTSDEASLSLALAQGLSKLIDFCMNGFLSVLSVASPSFWRAGRRRLGIAARMIWLAALCVVLFLLTNSAVNLLLGVAGLLEAAMSSLFDAVIHLKVPDTWNFSHSMAIELAAWLEPYLAWSLDLGSGRHPQSVVNAALAAPILILTCLAALLSLPFGAAYFWSAVHVEFSVEATPAGECTLVTFCPQATGSDESAPDLWDQSLMAHSLSYTDPRSIERVCEQIKSWIATGTELPAMESPPTRLAAEGQATAIASVDRMP; from the coding sequence ATGGGTAGCACCGTGTTTCTTGTCCATGGCACCTTCGCCAGGGCAGCACCATGGACTCAAAAGGGCTCCACACTGCGCACTGCGCTAGAGGCGCTGGGACCAGAGGGGGAGGTGGTCTGTGAGCCCTTCACCTGGAGCGGGGCCAATCTGCAATCGCATCGCCTGAAGGCCGCTGCGGAGTTGCACGCGAAGCTCGACGCCGCGCAAGCACAAGACCCCAGTCGCAAGCTCTTCGTTGTCGCACATAGCCACGGCGGAAGCATCCTTAACCTCACGCTTTCTCGTTATGAAGATGCGAGCGCGAAGCTAACAGGCATGGTCTTCCTCTCAACGCCGTTCATACTGGTTTCTCGGCGCCCGCATATGGAAGGCATACGCCACATGAGCGAGTACTTCATGTGCTTCTTCGCGCCACTACTCTCCTTGGCACTTGCTCTCGGAATCGGCTATCTAGTTGATATCAAAGCGAATTGGCTTATCAACATGCTTGTGCTTTGGTGGATCGCGTCGACATACCTCACGCCTCAGAGGTTCGTCAATGCACGCCTGCCAGACGTGAGCTTTCGAAAGTGGCTGGTGAACATCTCCGCCATTTATTTCGGCATCATGGTCGCGATCGCTCCGACGACCTTTTTCCATCAGTTACTCGCTGATCGTGATTGGCATCCCGTAGCTTCGTTCGTCTTGTCGGTGCCCGTCCTCGTAGCTTGCGGCACCTTGGCGCTCAAGGTGCTCGGCCGCTGTGGCCTGCTCTACGACACGGTTGGAAGTGACTCTCATATCACCGTTTCGATCCAGCGCGTGCTGAAGGATTTTGAGCAGCCGTCGCTACCAACCGACAAGGCGCTGTATGTCCGATTCACCTCCGATGAGGCATCCCTGAGCTTAGCCTTGGCACAAGGGCTCTCCAAGCTCATCGACTTCTGTATGAATGGCTTTCTCTCTGTGCTCTCGGTCGCCTCGCCTAGCTTCTGGAGGGCTGGCCGCCGCCGGCTCGGCATCGCCGCGCGAATGATCTGGCTGGCCGCCTTGTGCGTAGTGCTGTTCCTCCTCACCAATTCAGCGGTCAACCTACTGCTGGGCGTGGCGGGCTTGTTGGAGGCCGCGATGAGCAGTCTGTTCGATGCTGTGATCCATCTAAAGGTTCCGGACACTTGGAACTTCTCGCATTCGATGGCGATTGAGCTGGCGGCATGGCTGGAGCCCTATCTCGCGTGGAGTCTGGATCTCGGCAGCGGCAGACACCCACAATCCGTCGTGAACGCAGCTCTCGCGGCGCCCATCCTGATCCTGACTTGCCTTGCTGCTCTCCTGTCTTTGCCGTTTGGTGCAGCGTATTTCTGGTCGGCCGTGCACGTGGAATTCAGCGTGGAGGCGACACCAGCCGGCGAATGCACACTCGTCACGTTTTGTCCTCAGGCTACGGGGAGCGACGAAAGTGCGCCAGACTTATGGGATCAGTCACTGATGGCCCATTCGCTGAGCTATACGGACCCGCGGTCCATCGAGCGAGTCTGCGAGCAGATCAAGAGCTGGATCGCCACTGGCACCGAACTGCCGGCGATGGAATCGCCACCCACCCGATTGGCCGCCGAAGGTCAGGCCACCGCGATAGCGTCCGTAGATCGAATGCCTTAG
- a CDS encoding P-loop NTPase fold protein, with protein sequence MTEDIRTKLGVDQPLTATDGLAQDKLRRLGFARAAVQALQQVSTTAGFVVSVEGAWGSGKTSVLGMMEALLGGVEQPPLVIHFNPWQIGERDALLRAFFGKLAGQLELSDNVASAKRAAHALKSYSKVFDVIKLVPGAGELASAAQDIITGAGEAMEIAAAQRETDVEGQKRKVECALREFNRRIVVFVDDIDRLFPQEVFEMVRIIKAVGDLPNVGYVLAWDQEYVGAALKAANVPRAESYLDKVVQVRLPLPAISHAARTKLFDEGLMELPDAARAPHFPEATERLSTIYFLALRDLLEQPRDFTRIFNTAAVIEPSLRGEVVLADIVGLAALMVKAGSVYELLKREPRGFVGRMPADRYALHKDSESVNDASSRRDAAIAQSSWPEAVRRLVYLLFPLTATADNVTAFGSVSDSNGHLAAPERLMVALQMHVGNEDVSYVQVRKFLTVPSERLAIVRGLSVDSSAEFLDALGALAAQCPLSPYAATEACLDISSFIEEEPLASRAREQGRFFSVPLARTALEAMSAIIKASAPTAGPSIAARLIANAKGLTIATEVFLKSFCYASDSGDLLVAEKDQRDELAGVLAENILAAAKHGELFALANSGRVLWSITLVSKEAAPQALERIRALDPTLDRFATEILGHSYDSHKGLRFSLPEETERLQAFMPLDEFKAHARTRLEDPNLRLPALAAWRAVAEESSVYAVDGSNASQH encoded by the coding sequence ATGACAGAAGACATCAGAACGAAGCTCGGCGTGGACCAACCACTCACGGCCACCGACGGACTCGCCCAAGACAAACTGCGGCGTTTAGGGTTCGCTAGGGCTGCCGTTCAAGCTCTCCAGCAGGTGAGTACAACTGCGGGATTCGTGGTGTCAGTTGAGGGGGCGTGGGGGAGCGGCAAGACCTCGGTTCTGGGCATGATGGAAGCCCTGCTGGGGGGTGTGGAGCAACCGCCCCTGGTCATCCATTTCAATCCCTGGCAAATCGGTGAGCGTGATGCGCTGCTCCGCGCGTTCTTCGGGAAGCTCGCTGGCCAGCTAGAGCTCTCGGACAACGTCGCCTCCGCAAAGAGAGCGGCTCATGCGTTGAAGTCTTACAGCAAGGTATTCGACGTCATCAAGCTGGTGCCCGGCGCCGGCGAACTTGCGAGCGCTGCCCAGGACATCATCACGGGCGCGGGCGAAGCCATGGAAATTGCCGCCGCGCAGCGCGAGACTGACGTTGAGGGGCAAAAGCGAAAAGTGGAATGCGCGCTCCGCGAGTTCAATCGACGCATCGTTGTCTTTGTCGACGATATCGACCGCCTCTTCCCCCAAGAGGTGTTTGAGATGGTCCGGATCATCAAGGCCGTTGGCGACCTGCCGAATGTCGGCTATGTGCTTGCCTGGGATCAGGAGTATGTTGGTGCGGCACTAAAAGCCGCGAATGTTCCTCGCGCTGAAAGCTATCTGGACAAGGTCGTTCAAGTTCGCCTGCCGCTGCCCGCCATCAGCCACGCTGCAAGAACGAAGCTGTTCGACGAGGGGCTAATGGAGTTGCCAGATGCGGCGCGGGCTCCGCACTTCCCCGAGGCGACGGAACGCCTATCGACCATTTACTTCTTAGCCCTCCGCGACCTTCTTGAGCAGCCTCGTGACTTCACACGCATTTTCAACACGGCCGCCGTAATCGAGCCGTCGCTCCGCGGAGAGGTGGTTCTCGCTGACATTGTTGGCCTGGCGGCCTTGATGGTGAAAGCCGGGAGCGTGTACGAGTTGCTCAAGCGCGAGCCGCGGGGATTCGTGGGCCGTATGCCAGCGGATCGCTATGCGCTTCACAAGGACTCTGAATCGGTGAACGATGCAAGTTCCCGGCGAGATGCAGCCATAGCCCAGAGCAGTTGGCCGGAAGCTGTTCGTCGCCTCGTCTATCTGCTCTTCCCGCTGACCGCGACGGCTGACAACGTAACGGCTTTCGGTTCGGTGAGCGATTCGAATGGACATCTCGCCGCCCCCGAAAGGTTGATGGTCGCTTTACAGATGCACGTCGGCAACGAAGATGTGAGTTATGTGCAAGTCAGGAAGTTCCTCACGGTTCCGTCCGAACGTCTTGCAATCGTTCGGGGACTCTCAGTCGACAGCTCCGCCGAGTTCCTAGATGCATTAGGAGCCTTGGCTGCCCAGTGTCCGCTATCGCCATACGCTGCAACCGAGGCGTGTTTGGACATCTCAAGCTTTATCGAAGAGGAGCCTTTGGCGTCACGCGCGCGAGAGCAAGGTCGATTCTTCTCGGTTCCGCTTGCTCGAACTGCCCTTGAAGCCATGTCTGCCATCATCAAGGCTTCTGCGCCGACGGCTGGCCCCAGCATTGCGGCGAGGCTCATCGCGAACGCGAAAGGACTCACTATCGCGACGGAGGTGTTTTTGAAAAGCTTCTGCTACGCAAGTGATAGCGGTGATCTGCTTGTTGCTGAGAAGGACCAGCGCGACGAGTTGGCAGGCGTCCTCGCGGAGAACATTCTTGCCGCAGCAAAGCACGGGGAGCTATTCGCGCTCGCCAACAGCGGTCGGGTTCTATGGAGCATCACGCTCGTGAGCAAAGAAGCCGCGCCACAGGCACTGGAGCGCATTCGGGCGTTGGACCCAACGTTGGACCGGTTCGCCACCGAAATTCTTGGCCATAGCTACGACTCCCACAAGGGGCTTCGTTTTTCGCTACCGGAGGAGACGGAACGTCTGCAGGCCTTCATGCCCTTGGACGAATTCAAGGCTCATGCGAGAACGCGACTGGAGGATCCGAATCTACGCCTTCCCGCGTTGGCTGCCTGGAGGGCCGTTGCAGAAGAATCGTCGGTGTATGCAGTGGACGGATCCAACGCGAGCCAGCATTGA